In the Burkholderia multivorans ATCC BAA-247 genome, CGATGGCCGCAGCCGGCACGGGCGCGGCGGCGCGGGAGGTCACGATGATCGGCAAACGAATCGTCCTGGTCGGGCGGGTTGGCGAAGCGAGGTGCGCGGCGCTGCGGCCGCGCGCGATCTGCGCAATATAGAGGAAAGCGCCGGCATCGACGCTGCCGCGCGGACGTCGGCCGCAGGTCGAGCATGTGGCGGCGTGCGCGAGCCAAGGTCGATGCTGCGGCGCCGCTGCGCGCGAGCGGCTGCCGCCCGCAGAGCGACGCGCACCATGGCGCCCGCCGCGCACGCATGCACACGCACCGGCGCAAACACAGACGCGGGCACGAACGGCGCCGCAGCGAACGGCGAAGCCGCACGCGGCACGCGGCGCCAGGCGGACGATTGGGGTCGGCATCGAAGAAAGTCCCGTGAAGCACTGCGCGTCCCGCCTCCCCGCAGGCCGCGCGTCACGAAGCCCGCACGGGCTCCCCGCCTCGGCCGGTATCCGGGCTGGCGGCGCACCGGCTCGCCTTCCCGCGCGAACGAACGCGCAGTGGCCCGCGCTTGCGTGCATTGCACGCGAAACGCGCCCGAGCCGGCCTGCATCGAACGATGCGGCCGCTTACCGTTGCGGGGGCAGCGCAGGCGAGCGGCGTCCTGGCGAACGCGCGCATTCCTGCTTCCCGTTTAACCGCGCGTGTCACGCGCGAGCACCGAGGCGGCGCCAGTTTAGGAGCGGGCCGCGCGAGCGTCAAGAATCGCGCCTGGCAAGCGCGAATCCCGCGCACGATCCGCGGATTCGCGGCAAGAAGCAGGGGTGTTACGACTGGAAACGTTACAGATGTCGGAATGCGCGTTATTCCGCGCTAAAATGCTGGGTCTTTAGAGGACGCAGCAGATGCTCAACGAACTCGAAACCCTATCTCAAAATATTGGCCGGCTGATTTCGCTGAACAAGCGCTATCACTCGGAACGGCTCGCGCTCGAGGAGCAGGTCGCGCAACTGCGCGCGGAAGCGGAAGCGGTGCGTGCGGAACTCGCGCAGCTGCGCGACGAACGCAATGCGCTCGAGGCCGAACGCGACACGCTGTCGGCGAAGATCGACGACGCGCAAGTCAAACTGAACGCGATCCTCGAAAAGCTGCCGCGCACGAAGAGCGCGGAGCAAGCCGACAATCAGCTCGACCTGCTGGATGCGCAGGCGCGCACCGATAGCGACGACGCGGCCAGCCACGGAGAACATGCATGAGCACGAAGCAGATCGAAGTCTCCATTCTCGGTCAGAGTTATCGTCTCGCCTGCTCGGCCGAAACGGAAGCGGCGCTGCTCGAAGCGGTCGCGCGCGTCGACGCGGAAATGTCGAAGATCCGCGCCAACAGCTCGGTGCGCGGCACCGATCGCATCGCGGTCATGGCCGCGCTGTCGCTCGCATCGGAATTGCTGCGACTGCAAACGAGCGTGCGGCACGGTGAAGCATTTCCGGCCGAGGAAATCCGGCGTACAATGCGCCAGATGAACGAACAACTCGGTGCGGTGCTCGCACAGCACGAGACGCAGTAAATCTTCGAATCGATGCGTCGATTCCCCTTGATCTCCACGATCAACGGTGGTCAAATTGGCGCAACGATTCACAGTTCAGTCAGCTTCCCTGCCTGGTTCGCCAAGGTCATATATTCCTTGAACCAATGCCATGTGCACGGTTGCGGAAATTTGTAGCACGGGCGCGCGCGTCACTCTGTCTGATGTACCCGAAGTGCTGCTAACTGCGACCAATTCTGAACCTCAGGTTCAGGATGCCGGCCTAGCGGCTAAGGCGGGGGCCTATCCAACGGCATCGGGCGAGTCCCGATGCCGTTTCCTTTTTCAGGGTCCGTCTGCGTATCGCCTGCGCACGCACGCTGTCGCTGCCACGCGTGCACGCGCCGATCGCGATCGCCCTCACACTGCCTCTTTTTGCGTCGATTACGATCCATGCAATTCTGGCTGATGAAGTCCGAACCGGACGAAGCGAGCATCGACGATCTCGCGCACGCCCCGCAACGCACGCTGCCGTGGACCGGCGTGCGCAACTATCAGGCGCGCAATTTCATGCGCGACACGATGAAGATCGGCGACGGCGTGCTGTTCTATCACTCGAGCTGCCCCGAACCGGGCATCGCGGGCCTCGCCGAAGTCGCGTCGACGCCCTACCCCGATCCCACGCAATTCGATCCGAAGAGCCCGTACTACGATCCGAAATCGTCGCCGGAATCGCCGCGCTGGCTGCTCGTCGACGTACGCTTCGTGAAGAAGACGCCGCTCGTGCCGCTCGCCGCGCTGCGCGAGCACGACGAGCTGGCCGACATGCGCGTGCTCGCGCGCGGCAATCGGCTGTCGATCACGCCCGTCACGCGCGCCGAATGGAAATTCATCACCGAAAAGCTGATGAAGTGACGATGTCGAACGTCAAATCCCGTCAGCTCGCGCCGCCCCGGCGGAACTCGCGACGCGCTCGCGCAGCCTAAGCATCCGCTGCCGGACCGATCGGGTGCGGCAGCGTTTTCGTTGCGCGGCCAGCCCGCGTCGTGCACGCGCGAACCGCGTGCGCGCCCTCGCACAAGGAGAGTCCAACAATGACCAAGAAATCCGCCGTCGCGCTGTCGCTCGCGCTCGCCGCCGCCGTTCCCGTCGCGTTGACGCTTGCGTCGCCTGCCGCGCACGCGCAGGCCATGAACCCCCATTTCCCGGAACCGGCCGGCGTGCTGTCGCTGTCGTCGCAGGCGAGCGCCGACGTGCCGCAGGACATCATTCACATCACGCTGTTCTACGAGCAACAGGCGAAGGATCCGGGCAGCCTGACGTCCGCGCTGAATCAGCGCGCCGACGCCGCGCTCGCGCAGGCGAAGGGCGTGTCGGGCGTATCCGCGCACACCGGCGCGTTCTCCGTCTATCCGAGCACCGATCGCGACGGCAAGATCTCCGCATGGCGCGGCCGCACGGAAGTCGTGCTCGAATCGCGCGATTTCGCCGCGGCGTCGAAGCTCGCGGGCCAGCTGTCGAATCTCATGCAGATCGCGAACGTCGAGTTCTCGCTGTCGCCCGAAGCGCAGCGCGCGGCCGAGCAGAAGCTCACGACCGAAGCGATCAAGTCGTTCCGTGCACGCGCGGACGAAGCGGCGAAAGCGTTCGGCTACAGCAGCTATACGATCCGCGACGTCAACGTCGGCAGCGGCCGCAACGTGCAGCCGTATCCGCGGATGATGGCGATGGCCGCCGCACCGATGGACAGCGCGAAGATGAGCGCACCGATTGCGGTCGAAGGCGGCAAGGCGACCGTGTCGGTGACGGTCAACGGTTCCGTGCAGATGAAGTAACCGTAGCGCGCGGGTCGCGCCGCGCCAGCAGCATGTAAAAACGCCGGCCCGCAGGCCGGCGTTTTTTGTTGCGCGATGCCGATACGCGCGCTTGCGCGCATCGGCCCCGCATCGGCTCGCATTACGCGGCGGCCGCAGCCGTGCGGCGGCGCCGATACGCCCACACCATCAGCGCGATGCCCGCGACGATCATCGGCAGCGACAGCCACTGCCCCATCGACAGCCCGAGTGCAAGCAGACCGAGGAAATCGTCGGGCTCGCGCGCGAATTCGACGGTGAAGCGCGCGAGGCCGTAGCCGATCAGGAACAGCGCGGAGACGGCGCCCATCGGCCGCGGTTTGCGCGCGAAGAAGAACAGCACGAAGAACAGCGCGATCCCTTCGAGCGCGATCTCGTAGAGCTGCGACGGATGACGCGGCAGCATCTGGTATTGCATGAACACGTCGGCGAGATGCCACTTCTCGACGAGCTCCGGGTGCTTCGGCAGCCACGCCGCATCGTCGCGCATCGCGCCGGGAAACAGCATCGCCCACGGCGCGCCCGGATCGGTCACGCGACCCCACAGCTCGCCGTTGATGAAGTTGCCGAGTCGCCCCGCGGCGAGCCCCGTCGGCACCATCGGCGCGACGAAGTCGGTCACCTGCAGCCAGTGGCGCTTGCGCTGCCACGCGAACAGCACCATCGCGAGCGTCACGCCGAGAAAGCCGCCGTGAAACGACATCCCGCCTTCCCACACCTTGAACACGTCGAGCGGATGCGACAGGTAGAAGCCGGCCTTGTAGAACAGCACGTAGCCGAGCCGGCCGCCGAGCACGGTGCCGAGCACGCCGTAGAACAGCATGTCGTCGATGTCCTTCGCGGTCCAGCCCTGCGCAGCGACGTGCGGCAGCTTCAGCCGGATCCGGCCGACGACGATCGCCGCGATGAAGCCGACGAGGTACATGAGGCCGTACCAGCGCACGGCCAGCGGCCCGAGGTGGATCGCAACGGGGTCGAAATTCGGGTGAATGATCATGGATTAGCGATGAAGTTTTCGAATGCGCACGGCGCCGGCTGACGCGCGGCACCGCGCATTGGACGGCACACGCGCGCCATCGTTCACGTCAGGCGGCGGGCGCCTGCGCACGCACGACCTCGATGAACGCGGCCAGCACGGGGCTTACGTCGCCGGTGCGCCAGACGAGGCCCGTCTCGACGACGGGCGCGTCGCCGGCGAGCGGCCGGTAGACCACGCCGGTGCGCCGCAGATTACGCAGCGATTGCGGCACCAGTGCGACGCCCATGCCGGCCGACACGAGGCTGACGATCGTCTGCATCTGGATCGCCTCCTGGCCGATGCGCGGTATCGCGCCGGCCGCGCCGTAGCAGCCCGTAATGATGTCATAAAAGCCGGGCGCCAAACGGCGCGGAAAGATCACGAGCGGCAGCGCGGCGATCTCGGCGAGGTGTACGGGCGTGTCTTCCGGCGCGTCGGACGCGCCCGCCGGCATCGCGACGACGAGCGGCTCGCGCACGACCGGCAGATACGACAGCCCGGCCGCATGACGCGGCGGCACGGGCGGAATCACGAGCCCCGCGTCGATCCGGCCCGCGACGAGCTCGTCGATCTGCACGTCGCTCGTCGCTTCCGCGAGCTGCAGGCGTACCTGCGGATAGCGCGCGCCGAATGCGCGCAGCAGCGACGGCAGCAGCCCGTAGTCGGCCGTCGAGACGAACGCGAGCGCGAGCGAACCGGCCTCGCCGCGCGCGAGGCGCCGCGCGAGCGGCGGCAGCGCATCGGCCGCCGCGAGGAGGCGCCGCACGTCGGGCAGCAGCGCCGCACCGACCGCCGTCAGCGCAACCGAGCGTTTCGTGCGGGCGAACAGCGCGACGCCGAGCGCGTCCTCGAGCGCGCGGATCGCCTGCGAGAGCGGCGGCTGCGTGATCGACAGCCGCTCGGCGGCGCGGCCGAAATGCCGCTCGTCGGCGACGGTCACGAAATAGCGCCACTGGCGCAGGTCGGGCGTCGGTTCGGCCATCGCTCACTCATTCGCAAAAACACTTAATAAGCGACAAATAATATATTGGACACGCGAATACGGAAACGCCATCCTTGTTCGAGCCGCACCGCACGGCGCGCCCGCGCGATTGGTCCGGCCCCACAACAATCGATGGAGCTCCCCATGTCGTACAACCGTCGCTCGAAGCACATCACGCAAGGCGTCGCCCGCTCGCCGAACCGTTCGATGTATTACGCCCTCGGCTATCAAAAGGAAGATTTCGACAAGCCGATGATCGGCATCGCCAACGGGCATTCGACGATCACGCCGTGCAACGCAGGGCTGCAGCGCCTGTCCGACGCGGCCGTCGAGGCGATCAAGGCGGCCGGCGCGAATCCGCAGATCTTCGGCACGCCCACGATCTCGGACGGCATGTCGATGGGCACCGAAGGGATGAAGTACTCGCTCGTGTCGCGCGAGGTGATCGCCGACTGCATCGAGACCTGCGTGCAGGGCCAATGGATGGACGGCGTCGTGGTGGTCGGCGGCTGCGACAAGAACATGCCGGGCGGGATGATCGCGCTCGCGCGGCTGAACGTGCCGGGCATCTATGTGTACGGCGGGACGATCCGCCCGGGCCACTGGAAAGGCAAGGATCTGACGATCGTCTCGGCGTTCGAGGCGGTCGGCGAATTCACGGCCGGGCGCATGTCGGACGAGGATTTCGAAGGCATCGAGCGCAACGCGTGCCCGACGTCGGGCTCGTGCGGCGGCATGTACACCGCGAACACGATGAGCTCGTCGTTCGAGGCGCTCGGCATGTCGCTGATGTATTCGTCGACGATGGCGAACCCCGATCAGGAAAAGGTCGATTCGGCCGCCGAATCGGCGCGTGTGCTCGTCGAAGCGGTGAAGCGCGACCTGAAGCCGCGCGACATCATCACGAAGCAGTCGATCGAGAACGCGGTGTCGCTGATCATGGCGACCGGCGGCTCGACCAATGCGGTGCTGCACTATCTCGCGATCGCGCATGCGGCCGAGGTCGACTGGACGATCGACGACTTCGAGCGGATCCGCAAGCGTGTGCCGGTGATCTGCGACCTGAAGCCGTCGGGCCGGTACGTCGCGACCGACCTGCACCGTGCGGGCGGCATTCCGCAGGTGCTGAAGATCCTGCTCGATGCGGGCCTGCTCCACGGCGACTGCGTCACGATCACGGGCCGCACGCTCGCCGAAGAGCTGAAGGACGTGCCGTCCGTGCCGCGCACCGACCAGCAGGTGATCTTCCCGATCGAGCGCGCGCTATACAAGGAAGGCCATCTCGCGATCCTGAAGGGCAATCTCGCCGAGGACGGCGCGGTCGCGAAGATCACCGGGCTGAAGAACCCGGTGATCACGGGCCCGGCGCGCGTGTTCGACGACGAGCAAAGCGCGATGGACGCGATCCTAGGCGACAAGATCCGCGCCGGCGACGTGCTCGTGCTGCGCTATCTCGGCCCGCAAGGCGGCCCCGGCATGCCCGAAATGCTCGCGCCGACGTCGGCGATCATCGGCAAGGGGCTCGGCGAATCGGTCGGCTTCATCACCGATGGCCGCTTCTCCGGCGGTACGTGGGGGATGGTCGTCGGCCACGTCGCGCCCGAGGCCTTCGTCGGCGGCACGATCGCGCTCGTGCAGGAAGGCGACTCGATCACGATCGACGCGCATAAGCTGCTGCTGCAGCTGAACGTCGACGATGCGGAGCTCGCGCGCCGCCGCGCCGCATGGAAGCAGCCGGCGCCGCGCTATACGAGCGGCGTGCTCGCCAAGTATGCCGCGCTCGCACGGCCGGCGAATCGGGGCGCGGTCACGGGGTGACGTGCGGCCCGTCATGCGGGCTGTTTTCGGCGGTGCGGCGGCTCGGCGGTGCGGCAGTCCGTCCGCCGCGCCCCATCGGCAGCGCGCCGAACCGGCGTCTTCTTTGCTCTTATAATGCGCGGACCGTGAAGCCGGCCGTGCCGCCGGCGGAGAACCGCATGAAACAAACGATATTGCGCGCGCTGCTCGCGACGCTGCTGGCCGGCGGCGCGGCGGCCGCGTCGGCGCAGCAGGCCGACGGACTGACGCTCGCGCAACGCAAGAACTGCATGGCCTGCCATGCGGTCGGCAAGCCGCTGATGGGCCCGTCGTTCCACGACATCGCGCGCCGCTATGCGCCGCGCGGCGATGCGGCCGACTATCTCGCGCAGTCGATCGTAAAGGGCAGCGTCGGCGTGTGGGGAAACGTGCCGATGCCGGCCAATACGCAGCTGACGACCGCCGAAGCGCATACGCTCGCGCAATGGGTGATGTCGCTGCACTGATTCGAATCGGATGAAAACCGGCTGCGGCGCGCTCGACATGCGGCCGCATCGCCGCTGCGCCGCTGCGCCGGAGTGGCCCGCTCGCCGTTCAGTCGGAACGCGTGCCGCGGCGCCGCGCGATTTCCTCGTCGACCGCGTCGCGCACCCAGTCCATCACCTCGGTTTCGAGCGCCAGCGCCACTTCGCGCGTGATCTGGCCGACCAGCCACGCCGAATGGTCGTGTAGCGCCTCGCGGCAGCGCGCTTCGATCGCGTCGCGCCCTGCGCCGGTCAGATAGGCGGTCAGACGGTTGCGCAGGCGCTCGGCGACATGCTGCGCATCCTCGGCCGTCAGCACTGCCACCGGCTCGTCGGCGGCGGGCACAACGGCTTCAGGCAGCGTGTCGTCGACCGCGGCGCGGCCCGGCGACCGTGCGGCTGCACTGGCGGCGTCCCCCGACGGCACGTCGGCGGCCAATGTCGACGACAGCGGCGCGCCCATCGCCGCGTCTTGCGCGACGACCTGCCGCGCGGCGCCCGGCTCGGCCGGCGCATCCGCATCGCGCGCCGCCGCCGCGTCGGCCGGCGGCCATTCGACTGCCGGCACGTCGGGTGTCGGCACCGGATGCACGGCGACGACTTCGGGATCGGCTTCGGCTTCCGGCGCGGCGGCCGGCACGGTAGACGACGCGGTAGCCGGCGCCGCGGCCGCGCCGCCCGGCACGAGCACATCGGTCAGTAGCGGCAGCGCCGCGTCGTCGTGCAGCGAGTGCTGCGCCTGCGGCGCCTGCGGCGGCACATCGGCTTCGCGCGCCTGCGCGCGTTCCGGCCGGCCCGGCACGAGAACGTCGGTCAGCGTCGGAATCGAGGATGGTTCGGGTTGTGTCACGCGAGCACTCCGTCGACGGTTTCGGCTAGCCGCCCTGCTTGTAATTGTTCAGCGCATAGCCGCGATCGCGGTAGAAGCGATAGCGTTCACGGCCTGCGGCCAGTTCGTCCGGCGCATTGCCGACCACTTCGAGCAGCCGCTCGAAGCGCGCGAACTGCGCGGGCACGGCCGCGCCGAGGTTCAGCAGCACGTGGTAATGCGGCGCCTTGTCGAGGTCGGCGGCGAGCACG is a window encoding:
- a CDS encoding LysR substrate-binding domain-containing protein translates to MAEPTPDLRQWRYFVTVADERHFGRAAERLSITQPPLSQAIRALEDALGVALFARTKRSVALTAVGAALLPDVRRLLAAADALPPLARRLARGEAGSLALAFVSTADYGLLPSLLRAFGARYPQVRLQLAEATSDVQIDELVAGRIDAGLVIPPVPPRHAAGLSYLPVVREPLVVAMPAGASDAPEDTPVHLAEIAALPLVIFPRRLAPGFYDIITGCYGAAGAIPRIGQEAIQMQTIVSLVSAGMGVALVPQSLRNLRRTGVVYRPLAGDAPVVETGLVWRTGDVSPVLAAFIEVVRAQAPAA
- the lgt gene encoding prolipoprotein diacylglyceryl transferase; translated protein: MIIHPNFDPVAIHLGPLAVRWYGLMYLVGFIAAIVVGRIRLKLPHVAAQGWTAKDIDDMLFYGVLGTVLGGRLGYVLFYKAGFYLSHPLDVFKVWEGGMSFHGGFLGVTLAMVLFAWQRKRHWLQVTDFVAPMVPTGLAAGRLGNFINGELWGRVTDPGAPWAMLFPGAMRDDAAWLPKHPELVEKWHLADVFMQYQMLPRHPSQLYEIALEGIALFFVLFFFARKPRPMGAVSALFLIGYGLARFTVEFAREPDDFLGLLALGLSMGQWLSLPMIVAGIALMVWAYRRRRTAAAAA
- a CDS encoding SIMPL domain-containing protein (The SIMPL domain is named for its presence in mouse protein SIMPL (signalling molecule that associates with mouse pelle-like kinase). Bacterial member BP26, from Brucella, was shown to assemble into a channel-like structure, while YggE from E. coli has been associated with resistance to oxidative stress.); this encodes MTKKSAVALSLALAAAVPVALTLASPAAHAQAMNPHFPEPAGVLSLSSQASADVPQDIIHITLFYEQQAKDPGSLTSALNQRADAALAQAKGVSGVSAHTGAFSVYPSTDRDGKISAWRGRTEVVLESRDFAAASKLAGQLSNLMQIANVEFSLSPEAQRAAEQKLTTEAIKSFRARADEAAKAFGYSSYTIRDVNVGSGRNVQPYPRMMAMAAAPMDSAKMSAPIAVEGGKATVSVTVNGSVQMK
- the ilvD gene encoding dihydroxy-acid dehydratase; translation: MSYNRRSKHITQGVARSPNRSMYYALGYQKEDFDKPMIGIANGHSTITPCNAGLQRLSDAAVEAIKAAGANPQIFGTPTISDGMSMGTEGMKYSLVSREVIADCIETCVQGQWMDGVVVVGGCDKNMPGGMIALARLNVPGIYVYGGTIRPGHWKGKDLTIVSAFEAVGEFTAGRMSDEDFEGIERNACPTSGSCGGMYTANTMSSSFEALGMSLMYSSTMANPDQEKVDSAAESARVLVEAVKRDLKPRDIITKQSIENAVSLIMATGGSTNAVLHYLAIAHAAEVDWTIDDFERIRKRVPVICDLKPSGRYVATDLHRAGGIPQVLKILLDAGLLHGDCVTITGRTLAEELKDVPSVPRTDQQVIFPIERALYKEGHLAILKGNLAEDGAVAKITGLKNPVITGPARVFDDEQSAMDAILGDKIRAGDVLVLRYLGPQGGPGMPEMLAPTSAIIGKGLGESVGFITDGRFSGGTWGMVVGHVAPEAFVGGTIALVQEGDSITIDAHKLLLQLNVDDAELARRRAAWKQPAPRYTSGVLAKYAALARPANRGAVTG
- a CDS encoding cell division protein ZapA, with the protein product MSTKQIEVSILGQSYRLACSAETEAALLEAVARVDAEMSKIRANSSVRGTDRIAVMAALSLASELLRLQTSVRHGEAFPAEEIRRTMRQMNEQLGAVLAQHETQ
- a CDS encoding DUF2486 family protein, whose amino-acid sequence is MTQPEPSSIPTLTDVLVPGRPERAQAREADVPPQAPQAQHSLHDDAALPLLTDVLVPGGAAAAPATASSTVPAAAPEAEADPEVVAVHPVPTPDVPAVEWPPADAAAARDADAPAEPGAARQVVAQDAAMGAPLSSTLAADVPSGDAASAAARSPGRAAVDDTLPEAVVPAADEPVAVLTAEDAQHVAERLRNRLTAYLTGAGRDAIEARCREALHDHSAWLVGQITREVALALETEVMDWVRDAVDEEIARRRGTRSD
- a CDS encoding c-type cytochrome; amino-acid sequence: MKQTILRALLATLLAGGAAAASAQQADGLTLAQRKNCMACHAVGKPLMGPSFHDIARRYAPRGDAADYLAQSIVKGSVGVWGNVPMPANTQLTTAEAHTLAQWVMSLH
- a CDS encoding EVE domain-containing protein yields the protein MQFWLMKSEPDEASIDDLAHAPQRTLPWTGVRNYQARNFMRDTMKIGDGVLFYHSSCPEPGIAGLAEVASTPYPDPTQFDPKSPYYDPKSSPESPRWLLVDVRFVKKTPLVPLAALREHDELADMRVLARGNRLSITPVTRAEWKFITEKLMK